The following nucleotide sequence is from Dyella sp. BiH032.
GTTCGGCTCGACCAACCGCAACCGCGACCGTACCGAGCTGGTCGTGCTGATCACGCCGAAGGTGATCGGCAGCGCCGAAGAAGCCAAGCAGATCACCGACGAGTACCAGCAGAAGTTCGAATCGCTGGCGCCGCTGCGGCAGGGACAGGACAAGGTACCGGCGGCGGCGACCTATCCGACGAAGTAAGGCCGCGCCATGCCCTCTCCCGAAGGGGAGGGGGCCGGAGCGAGGGGCCGGCGGGAGCGCGGCCCCGTTATCATCCCGGCGATGACTTCCGCCGCACCCGCCTTCCCGATCACCCCGCTGCTGCCCGAGATCCGCGCTTCGCTCGCGGCGCATCCGCGTCTCGTGCTCGAAGCGCCGCCCGGAGCTGGCAAGACCACCCAGGTGCCGCTCGCGCTGCTGGGTGAAACCTGGCTCGGGAGCGGCAAGGTGCTGATGCTGGAACCGCGCCGCATCGCGGCGCGCGCGGCGGCACAGTTCATGGCGCGGCAGCTCGGCGAGGAGGTTGGCCAGACGGTCGGCTATCGCATCCGGTTCGAATCGAAGGTGAGCGCGGCCACGCGCATCGAAGTGGTGACCGAGGGCATCCTCACCCGCCTCATCCAGGACGACCCCGAGCTGAGCGGCGTGGGCGCCGTCCTGTTCGACGAATTCCATGAACGCCATCTGGCGGGCGATCTCGGCGCGGCGTTCGCGCTGGACGTGCAGGCCACGCTGCGGCCGGAGCTGCGCCTGGTAGTGATGTCGGCCACGCTGGACGGCGAGCGCATCGCGCAGTGGCTCGATGCGCCGCGGCTGAGCAGCCCGGGCCGCAGTTTTCCGGTGCGCGTGGACTATCCGCCGCCGCGCGCACAGGAAAGCATGGAGCATCACCTCGCCCGCGTGGCCCGGCTGGCGTTAGACGAGAACGACGGCGACGTGCTGGCCTTCCTGCCGGGGCGGCGCGAGATCGCCCGCACCGAAGCGGTGCTGGCGCAGTCGCTGGGGCGCGATGACATCGAGGTAGTCGCGCTGCACGGCGAGCTCTCGATGGCCGAGCAGCAGGCGGCGCTGAGTCCGGCCGAGCCCGGCACGCGACGCATCGTGCTGGCCACCAACGTGGCCGAGTCCAGCGTCACCTTGCCGGGCATCCGCGCCGTGGTGGACAGCGGACTGGCGCGCGAGCCGCGCTTCGATCCGAACTCGGGCTTCACGCGGCTGGAGACGGTGACGATCTCGCAGGCGTCGGCCGATCAGCGCGCCGGCCGCGCGGGACGCGTTGCCGAAGGTACCGCGTACCGCCTATGGCCGCAGAGCAAACGGCTGGAACCTTCGCGCGTCGCCGAGATCGCGCAGGCCGAGCTGTCCGGCCTCGCCCTCGAGCTGGCCGCCTGGGGCATCACGGCCGAGAGCGGCAGCCTGCCGTGGCTGGATCCACCCCCGGCTGGCGCATTGGCACAGGCGCGTGAGCTGCTGGCGTCGCTCGGCGCGCTGGACGCCGGCGGACGCATCACGGCGCTGGGCCGCCGGATGCTGGAACTGGGCGCCACGCCGCGACTCGGTGCCGCCGCGCTGCGGGCGCCGGCCGAACGGCATGCGCTGGTCGCCGATCTGCTGGCGCTGATGGAGGCGCGCTCGCCGCTGCGCGGCGAGCAGGCACGCAGCGACGATTTCCGCGCGCGCGTCGATGCCTTGCACGCATGGCGCGATCGCCGCACGGCCGGTGCGCGCGGCGGTGCCGACACTGGCGCGCTGGCGGCGATCGAACAGGCCAGCAAGGGCTGGCGTAGGCGCCTGGACGTGCGCACCGCCGCTAGCGGCGTGCCGGACAGCCACGCGGTGGGCGACCTGCTGCTGCATGCGTTTCCCGACCGCGTGGCGCGCCGCGACGACAACAATCCTCTGCGCTACACCCTGGCCAACGGCCGCGGCGCGCGCCTGCACGAGAACACCGCGCTGCTCGGCGAGCCCTGGCTGGTCGCGCTGGACCTGCGCTACGAAACACGCGACAGCCTGATCCTCGCCGGCGCACCGCTCGACCCGCGCGTGCTGGAGCGCGACTTTCCCACCCAGTTCCGCCGCGAACGCAGCTTGCGCTGGAACGACGAACGCAACGCA
It contains:
- the hrpB gene encoding ATP-dependent helicase HrpB produces the protein MTSAAPAFPITPLLPEIRASLAAHPRLVLEAPPGAGKTTQVPLALLGETWLGSGKVLMLEPRRIAARAAAQFMARQLGEEVGQTVGYRIRFESKVSAATRIEVVTEGILTRLIQDDPELSGVGAVLFDEFHERHLAGDLGAAFALDVQATLRPELRLVVMSATLDGERIAQWLDAPRLSSPGRSFPVRVDYPPPRAQESMEHHLARVARLALDENDGDVLAFLPGRREIARTEAVLAQSLGRDDIEVVALHGELSMAEQQAALSPAEPGTRRIVLATNVAESSVTLPGIRAVVDSGLAREPRFDPNSGFTRLETVTISQASADQRAGRAGRVAEGTAYRLWPQSKRLEPSRVAEIAQAELSGLALELAAWGITAESGSLPWLDPPPAGALAQARELLASLGALDAGGRITALGRRMLELGATPRLGAAALRAPAERHALVADLLALMEARSPLRGEQARSDDFRARVDALHAWRDRRTAGARGGADTGALAAIEQASKGWRRRLDVRTAASGVPDSHAVGDLLLHAFPDRVARRDDNNPLRYTLANGRGARLHENTALLGEPWLVALDLRYETRDSLILAGAPLDPRVLERDFPTQFRRERSLRWNDERNAVEAFEEQRYAGIVLSRRSVPVQPEDALPALLAAIRAKGLDALPWSENARRLRARMQAVRAWMPELGLPDVGDQALLDSLESWLAPYLEGKRRFDALNAEELSQALASLFDYEQRRALDAHAPESVVVPSGMTRRLEYAAGEPPVLAVKLQELFGLADTPRVGNGRIPVTLHLLSPAGRPIQVTQDLKGFWERTYPEVKKELKGRYPRHPWPDDPWGAMPTHRAKPRGT